A DNA window from Theobroma cacao cultivar B97-61/B2 chromosome 5, Criollo_cocoa_genome_V2, whole genome shotgun sequence contains the following coding sequences:
- the LOC18599804 gene encoding probable zinc metalloprotease EGY1, chloroplastic codes for MGTLTSCSFSAVNFRSSSSSIFRERVRVEVFESRKVKRNLCLLFTGIISKEVSQEKFFKIRCFSGGNNDDGDYTNNDGDVKENNSSSSKESIVTTASPTGETAPEERSIGNDPPPSVSSRPPNIAPLGSGYSDFQIDSFKLMELLGPEKVDPSDVKLIKDKLFGYSTFWVTKEESFGDLGEGILFLGNIRGKREDVFTKLQTQLAEIMGDKYNLYMVEEPDSEAPDPRGGPRVSFGLLRKEVSEPGPTTLWQYVIALLLFLLTIGSSVELGIASQINRLPPEIAKYFTDPNAIEPPDMELLYPFVESALPLAYGVLGVLLFHEVGHFLAAFPKKVKLSIPFFIPNITLGSFGAITQFKSILPDRSTKVDISLAGPFAGAALSFSMFAVGLLLSSNPDAAGDLVQVPSMLFQGSLLLGLISRATLGYAAMHAATVSIHPLVIAGWCGLTTTAFNMLPVGCLDGGRAVQGAFGKGALVGFGLTTYTLLGLGVIGGPLSLPWGLYVLICQRTPEKSCLNDVTEVGTWRKTAVTVAIFLVVLTLLPIWDELAEELGIGLVNTF; via the exons ATGGGAACTCTCACGAGCTGTAGTTTTAGCGCGGTGAATTTCCGCTCCAGTTCCAGTTCAATCTTCCGCGAAAGAGTTCGCGTCGAAGTTTTCGAGTCGAGGAAAGTGAAGAGGAATTTGTGTCTTTTGTTTACAGGAATAATTTCCAAGGAAGTTTCACAggaaaagtttttcaaaatcagaTGTTTTAGCGGCGGTAATAATGATGACGGTGATTACACCAATAATGATGGAGACGTTAAGGAGAATAATTCTTCTTCATCTAAAGAATCCATCGTCACGACGGCGTCGCCGACAGGAGAAACAGCGCCGGAGGAGAGGAGCATCGGCAATGACCCGCCTCCGTCTGTTTCCTCAAGG CCACCAAATATAGCTCCTCTTGGATCAGGCTACAGTGATTTCCAAATTGATTCTTTTAAATTGATGGAGCTTCTTGGACCTGAGAAAGTTGACCCTTCTGATGTAAAGCTCATTAAGGACAAGCTTTTTGGCTATTCAACATTTTGGGTAACTAAAGAAGAGTCATTTGGAGACCTTGGTGAGGGCATCCTTTTTCTGGGAAATataagaggaaaaagagaagatgTGTTTACCAAACTCCAGACTCAATTGGCTGAGATTATGGGTGATAAATACAATCTTTACATGGTTGAGGAGCCTGATTCAGAAGCACCGGACCCACGTGGTGGGCCACGTGTTAGCTTTGGTTTATTGAGGAAAGAGGTTTCTGAACCTGGGCCAACTACCCTTTGGCAATATGTGATAGCTCTTTTGCTGTTCCTCCTGACTATAGGTTCCAGTGTGGAGTTAGGTATTGCATCTCAG ATAAACCGACTTCCTCCAGAGATTGCGAAATACTTTACAGATCCAAATGCTATTGAACCACCAGATATGGAACTACTATACCCATTTGTGGAGTCAGCATTGCCCCTAGCATATGGTGTTTTGGGGGTTCTTTTATTTCAT GAAGTTGGGCACTTTCTGGCTGCTTTTCCAAAGAAAGTAAAACTAAGCATTCCTTTCTTCATTCCAAACATTACTCTTGGAAGTTTCGGGGCAATTACTCAG TTCAAATCTATTCTTCCTGATCGGAGTACAAAAGTTGATATTTCCCTTGCGGGCCCATTTGCTGGTGCTGCACTGTCCTTTTCCATGTTTGCTGTTGGTCTGTTGCTTTCATCAAATCCTGATGCTGCTGGGGACTTGGTGCAGGTTCCTAGTATGCTGTTTCAGGGTTCGTTGCTTCTTGGGCTCATCAGTAGAGCGACTCTTGGTTATGC GGCAATGCATGCTGCAACAGTATCGATTCATCCTCTTGTGATTGCAGGATG GTGTGGCTTAACCACAACAGCTTTTAATATGCTTCCTGTGGGATGTCTTGATGGTGGCAGGGCTGTGCAG GGTGCTTTCGGAAAAGGTGCATTGGTTGGGTTTGGTCTGACAACTTACACACTGCTTGGATTAGGAGTG ATTGGAGGACCTTTATCACTTCCTTGGGGGCTCTATGTGCTGATATGTCAG AGGACTCCAGAAAAATCCTGCTTAAATGATGTAACTGAGGTCGGAACGTGGAGGAAAACGGCAGTTACAGTAGCTATTTTCCTTGTTGTATTGACGCTGCTTCCTATATGGGATGAGCTAGCTGAAGAGCTAGGTATAGGCCTTGTAAACACATTTTGA
- the LOC18599803 gene encoding uncharacterized protein LOC18599803 encodes MVAFSSPLLLFFFLFPLLFLARASHVTTHFKGIDLASPALDVTPTPLSGHSSVRGSKDVLLCDRVQVSGQPRLKLGSYASCFRVTLAPSVLIPERLHSKIQVCFHQNASLGLCKCENDDWKAVQKGIWHTVMSPYDDRYIDVKFIGEVSGSVTVAVEEDFQQWRLFFLALGFVLLLLAPFVSSWVPFYYSSSMAIGIFLVIIILLFQGMKLLPTGRKNIFYLTVYVPMLGAGSFLLHQLSALVNSILVNFGLSEEMHNPVAIFVLVGIILSGAALGYWIVRKFVISKDGSVDVGVAQFVKWAMRILATTFIFQSTLDTQLAMVAVASCSAICYLITSAKRNGHMHQPRSGYGSPWLHQSRQGTIKHGRAEFFSRSPRMDSNRKVWNSPKTSPVWSNSPVKGVVSSPLGEAAIDHQDYYSTFHKTRYRKKFTKQEWEDFSRESTRHALAQLAASPEFTDWMTEHAGRIKLLPCDSSDESVGSKTSSTDEDNEGSNSRFRLFSW; translated from the exons ATGGTGGCCTTTTCTTCTCCTCttctcctcttcttcttcttattccCTCTCTTATTTCTCGCACGGGCTTCTCATGTGACCACCCACTTCAAAg GCATTGACTTGGCAAGTCCAGCCCTAGATGTCACCCCAACGCCCCTTTCTGGGCATTCATCTGTTCGTGGTTCCAAAGATGTTTTGTTATGTGATCGAGTTCAAGTTTCTGGTCAGCCAAGGTTAAAACTTGGGAGTTATGCCAGTTGTTTTCGGGTTACTTTGGCTCCATCTGTCTTAATACCAGAACGATTACACAGCAAAATACAAGTTTGCTTTCATCA GAATGCTTCACTTGGATTATGCAAGTGTGAGAATGATGATTGGAAGGCGGTGCAAAAGGGGATATGGCACACTGTCATGTCACCTTATGATGATCGATATATTGATGTGAAGTTTATCGGCGAAGTGTCTGGCTCTGTCACAGTTGCTGTTGAAGAAG ACTTTCAGCAATGGCGGCTTTTTTTTCTAGCTTTGGGATTTGTGTTGTTGCTGTTGGCACCATTTGTCAGCAGTTGGGTTCCTTTTTACTACAGCAGTTCAATGGCTATTGGCATTTTTCTTGTCATTATAATCCTTCTCTTTCAG GGAATGAAATTGCTGCCAACAGGAAGGAAAAATATCTTCTATCTCACAGTATATGTACCAATG cTTGGAGCTGgatcttttcttttacatCAATTGTCTGCGTTGGTAAATTCAATCCTTGTCAATTTTGGGCTGAGTGAAGAGATGCATAATCCG GTTGCTATATTTGTATTGGTTGGAATTATCCTTTCAGGAGCTGCTTTGGGGTACTGGATTGTAAGGAAATTCGTGATCTCAAAAGATGGAAGTGTTGATGTTGGTGTTGCCCAGTTTGTAAAATGGGCCATGCGCATCCTTGCAACTACTTTTATTTTCCAG AGCACTCTTGACACTCAGCTGGCAATGGTGGCAGTGGCTTCTTGTTCTGCTATCTGTTATCTTATCACTTCAGCAAAAAGGAATGGCCATAT GCACCAACCACGTTCAGGGTACGGGAGTCCTTGGCTGCACCAGTCGAGGCAGGGAACAATAAAGCATGGTCGTGCTGAATTTTTTAGTAGGAGTCCAAGAATGGATTCTAATAGGAAGGTGTGGAATAGTCCAAAGACTTCACCTGTATGGAGTAACTCTCCTGTAAAAG GTGTGGTTTCATCACCACTTGGTGAAGCTGCTATAGATCATCAAGATTACTATTCAACCTTTCACAAGACGCGATATCGAAAGAAATTCACAAAGCAAGAATGGGAGGATTTCAGTCGGGAATCGACCCGGCATGCATTGGCACAGTTGGCAGCATCGCCAGAATTCACTGATTGGATGACTGAGCATGCTGGCAGGATAAAACTCCTTCCATGTGATAGTTCAGACGAATCAGTGGGGAGCAAAACAAGTTCTACAGATGAGGACAATGAAGGAAGCAACAGTCGATTCAGATTGTTCAGTTGGTAG
- the LOC18599802 gene encoding BTB/POZ and MATH domain-containing protein 4 isoform X1, translating to MPSPLGSPTSSRSVTQTVNGSHRFTIKGYSLAKGMGVGKHIASESFTVGGYQWAIYFYPDGKNPEDNSTYVSVFVALASEGTDVRALFELTLLDQSGKGKHKVHSHFDRALESGPYTLKYRGSMWGYKRFFRRAMLETSDFLKDDCLKINCTVGVVVSEIDCPRLHPIQVPESDIGAHFGMLLENEEGSDITFNVFGEKFHAHKLVLASRSPVFEAEFSDRMEEDNNEIVVTDMEPKVFKALLHFIYRDTLIDDEEFLGTSSSCMPSVSDALASKLLAAADKYDLPRLRLMCESVLCKDISVNSVANILALADRYHAMDLKSVCLKFAAENLVAVMRSDGFEYLKENCPSLQSELLKTVAGCEEEFSGGGKSRSVWAQFSDGGDTIDRSVRQQTWENGGEQNRGLWVQLEGGDAGEGSPRQEE from the exons ATGCCTTCACCGTTGGGTTCACCAACAAGCTCCCGGTCTGTAACCCAGACCGTAAACGGCTCCCACCGTTTCACGATTAAAGGCTATTCCTTAGCCAAAGGCATGGGCGTAGGCAAACACATAGCCAGCGAGAGCTTCACCGTCGGAGGTTACCAGTGGGCAATTTACTTTTATCCTGACGGTAAAAATCCAGAAGATAATTCGACTTATGTCTCGGTTTTCGTAGCTTTAGCCAGCGAAGGCACAGATGTTAGAGCTCTTTTTGAGCTAACCCTTTTGGACCAAAGTGGGAAAGGGAAACATAAAGTTCATAGCCATTTTGATCGTGCTCTTGAAAGTGGCCCTTATACGCTCAAGTATAGGGGAAGTATGTG GGGGTACAAGCGTTTTTTCAGGCGGGCTATGCTTGAAACATCTGATTTCCTCAAGGATGATTGCTTGAAAATAAATTGCACTGTTGGTGTTGTGGTTTCAGAAATTGATTGCCCAAGATTGCACCCCATACAGGTCCCTGAGTCTGATATTGGGGCCCATTTTGGCATGTTATTGGAAAATGAAGAAGGTTCAGATATTACTTTTAATGTGTTTGGGGAAAAATTCCATGCTCACAAGTTAGTATTGGCTTCTCGGTCTCCTGTATTTGAAGCTGAATTTTCTGATAGGATGGAAGAAGATAATAACGAAATAGTTGTTACAGATATGGAGCCTAAGGTTTTTAAG GCTTTGCTTCACTTCATATACAGAGATACTCTTATTGACGATGAGGAGTTCTTAGGGACTAGTTCATCTTGTATGCCATCTGTATCCGATGCATTAGCTTCAAAGTTGTTGGCGGCAGCGGACAAATATGACTTGCCTAGACTTAGACTGATGTGTGAGTCTGTACTCTGCAAGGATATATCTGTGAACTCAGTTGCAAATATTTTAGCCCTGGCCGATCGTTATCATGCTATGGATCTAAAATCTGTTTGCTTAAAATTTGCTGCTGAAAATCTTGTCG CTGTTATGCGCTCGGACGGTTTTGAGTATCTCAAAGAAAACTGCCCGTCACTGCAGTCAGAGCTCCTCAAGACAGTTGCAGGATGTGAGGAAGAATTCAGTGGTGGAGGAAAGAGCCGAAGCGTGTGGGCACAGTTTTCTGATGGTGGTGATACGATTGACAGGAGTGTAAGGCAACAAACCTGGGAAAACGGAGGGGAACAAAATCGAGGCTTGTGGGTACAGCTTGAAGGTGGTGATGCCGGCGAGGGGAGCCCCAGGCAAGAAGAATGA
- the LOC18599805 gene encoding histone-lysine N-methyltransferase SUVR3 → MLPPPPKKSHLNELAPKSQGLNHPLFQCAVLILPWLNPQELATISFTCKTLHQLALSVTLHRSLDASRSFENLPIPFHNTVDQYPYAYFIYTPSQIIPSPSFPYLQRQSWGPNNLLSQLGPNSSQGQALSGSSSSDAEMGCAYFQRSRVADDSMWVSVVGESACVCERCLKVTEDNVIGCPCMELEGAEWMGILSECGPSCRCGLECGNRPSQRGIRVQLKIVKDVRKGWSLYAAQWIQRGQFVCEYAGELLTTKEARRRQQIYDELASGGHFSSALLVVREHLPSGKACLRINIDATRVGNVARFINHSCDGGNLSTVLVRSSGALLPRLCFFASKDINEDEELTFSYGEIRVKPKGLQCFCGSSCCLGTLPSEHT, encoded by the exons ATGTTGCCGCCTCCGCCCAAAAAATCGCACCTAAACGAACTAGCCCCAAAAAGCCAAGGCTTGAACCACCCATTGTTTCAATGCGCAGTCCTGATCCTTCCATGGCTGAACCCTCAAGAACTGGCTACCATCTCCTTCACCTGCAAAACCCTTCACCAACTCGCCCTTTCCGTCACTCTCCACCGCTCCCTCGACGCTTCCAGATCCTTTGAAAACCTTCCTATCCCATTTCACAACACAGTCGATCAATACCCATATGCCTACTTCATCTACACCCCTTCTCAAATCATCCCCTCTCcttcttttccttatttacagCGTCAATCTTGGGGACCCAACAACTTACTGAGTCAACTCGGTCCCAACTCGTCGCAAGGTCAGGCTCTTTCCGGGTCGAGCTCTTCGGATGCTGAAATGGGTTGTGCTTATTTTCAACGGAGTCGAGTGGCTGATGATTCGATGTGGGTGAGTGTGGTGGGCGAGTCGGCGTGCGTGTGTGAGAGGTGTTTAAAGGTGACTGAAGATAATGTGATTGGATGTCCGTGCATGGAGTTGGAGGGGGCCGAGTGGATGGGGATACTGAGTGAGTGTGGACCGAGTTGCCGATGCGGGTTGGAGTGTGGGAATCGGCCGAGTCAGAGAGGGATACGAGTTCAGTTGAAGATTGTGAAAGATGTAAGAAAAGGTTGGAGCTTATATGCTGCTCAATGGATTCAGCGGGGGCAATTCGTCTGTGAGTATGCAG GTGAGCTTTTAACAACCAAAGAAGCTAGGAGGAGGCAACAAATCTATGATGAACTTGCTTCAGGCGGCCACTTTTCTTCCGCTCTTCTAGTTGTGAGAGAACATCTTCCATCGGGGAAGGCATGCTTAAGGATTAATATAGATGCCACAAGAGTCGGAAATGTTGCTCGCTTCATTAACCATTCTTGTGATGGTGGTAATCTATCCACAGTACTTGTGAGAAGCTCAGGAGCTTTGTTGCCTCGTCTTTGTTTCTTTGCTTCAAAAGACATAAATGAAGATGAGGAGCTCACTTTTAGCTATGGGGAAATTAGAGTTAAGCCTAAGGGCTTGCAATGTTTCTGTGGAAGCTCTTGTTGTCTTGGAACTTTACCTTCAGAACATACTTGA
- the LOC18599802 gene encoding BTB/POZ and MATH domain-containing protein 4 isoform X2, whose translation MPSPLGSPTSSRSVTQTVNGSHRFTIKGYSLAKGMGVGKHIASESFTVGGYQWAIYFYPDGKNPEDNSTYVSVFVALASEGTDVRALFELTLLDQSGKGKHKVHSHFDRALESGPYTLKYRGSMWGYKRFFRRAMLETSDFLKDDCLKINCTVGVVVSEIDCPRLHPIQVPESDIGAHFGMLLENEEGSDITFNVFGEKFHAHKLVLASRSPVFEAEFSDRMEEDNNEIVVTDMEPKVFKALLHFIYRDTLIDDEEFLGTSSSCMPSVSDALASKLLAAADKYDLPRLRLMCESVLCKDISVNSVANILALADRYHAMDLKSVCLKFAAENLVGVPEVNEKPKNRERSLSCYALGRF comes from the exons ATGCCTTCACCGTTGGGTTCACCAACAAGCTCCCGGTCTGTAACCCAGACCGTAAACGGCTCCCACCGTTTCACGATTAAAGGCTATTCCTTAGCCAAAGGCATGGGCGTAGGCAAACACATAGCCAGCGAGAGCTTCACCGTCGGAGGTTACCAGTGGGCAATTTACTTTTATCCTGACGGTAAAAATCCAGAAGATAATTCGACTTATGTCTCGGTTTTCGTAGCTTTAGCCAGCGAAGGCACAGATGTTAGAGCTCTTTTTGAGCTAACCCTTTTGGACCAAAGTGGGAAAGGGAAACATAAAGTTCATAGCCATTTTGATCGTGCTCTTGAAAGTGGCCCTTATACGCTCAAGTATAGGGGAAGTATGTG GGGGTACAAGCGTTTTTTCAGGCGGGCTATGCTTGAAACATCTGATTTCCTCAAGGATGATTGCTTGAAAATAAATTGCACTGTTGGTGTTGTGGTTTCAGAAATTGATTGCCCAAGATTGCACCCCATACAGGTCCCTGAGTCTGATATTGGGGCCCATTTTGGCATGTTATTGGAAAATGAAGAAGGTTCAGATATTACTTTTAATGTGTTTGGGGAAAAATTCCATGCTCACAAGTTAGTATTGGCTTCTCGGTCTCCTGTATTTGAAGCTGAATTTTCTGATAGGATGGAAGAAGATAATAACGAAATAGTTGTTACAGATATGGAGCCTAAGGTTTTTAAG GCTTTGCTTCACTTCATATACAGAGATACTCTTATTGACGATGAGGAGTTCTTAGGGACTAGTTCATCTTGTATGCCATCTGTATCCGATGCATTAGCTTCAAAGTTGTTGGCGGCAGCGGACAAATATGACTTGCCTAGACTTAGACTGATGTGTGAGTCTGTACTCTGCAAGGATATATCTGTGAACTCAGTTGCAAATATTTTAGCCCTGGCCGATCGTTATCATGCTATGGATCTAAAATCTGTTTGCTTAAAATTTGCTGCTGAAAATCTTGTCG GAGTTCCTGAAGTTAATGAAAAACCCAAGAATCGAGAGCGGAGCTTAAG CTGTTATGCGCTCGGACGGTTTTGA